A region of Polynucleobacter sp. JS-Mosq-20-D10 DNA encodes the following proteins:
- the rfaE2 gene encoding D-glycero-beta-D-manno-heptose 1-phosphate adenylyltransferase has protein sequence MSLLSPPSFESKVCVPMELEARIAALPRPLVFTNGVFDILHRGHASYLAQARAMGASLVVGVNSDASVKMLGKGDDRPINTEADRQALLAALESVDLAVLFTEQTPVNLIARIHPDIYVKGGDYEIDSLEETRLVKTWGGVAVAIPFLYERSTTTLLGKIRTS, from the coding sequence ATGAGCCTCCTATCCCCACCTTCTTTCGAGTCTAAAGTCTGCGTTCCGATGGAGCTGGAGGCTCGTATTGCGGCGCTCCCGAGACCCTTGGTATTTACAAATGGCGTCTTCGATATCCTGCATCGAGGGCATGCCAGCTACCTAGCCCAAGCCAGGGCGATGGGCGCTAGCCTTGTAGTGGGGGTGAATTCAGATGCCTCAGTCAAGATGCTGGGTAAGGGTGATGACAGGCCTATTAATACCGAGGCAGATCGCCAGGCTTTATTAGCAGCGCTTGAGAGTGTCGACTTGGCGGTGTTATTTACGGAGCAGACCCCGGTGAATCTGATTGCCAGGATTCATCCCGATATTTACGTTAAGGGCGGAGATTATGAAATCGATTCCCTAGAGGAGACCCGTCTCGTGAAAACTTGGGGTGGTGTAGCAGTTGCTATCCCATTTTTATACGAGCGCTCCACAACAACCCTATTGGGCAAGATCCGGACAAGTTGA
- a CDS encoding ferredoxin: MSFKHHVFFCLNQRSNGEDCCDRHNAFALFDYAKKRVKELGLSGPGKIRINKAGCLDRCADGPVAVIYPEGIWYTFIDAEDVEEIIQSHLIQGRPVERLQLA; this comes from the coding sequence ATGAGTTTTAAACACCATGTTTTTTTCTGCCTAAACCAGCGCAGTAACGGCGAAGATTGTTGCGATCGTCATAACGCCTTTGCTCTTTTTGATTACGCAAAAAAGCGTGTCAAAGAGTTAGGCTTATCTGGTCCGGGAAAAATCCGTATTAACAAAGCGGGGTGTTTAGATCGTTGTGCTGATGGCCCGGTGGCGGTGATTTATCCAGAGGGTATTTGGTACACATTTATTGACGCTGAAGATGTTGAAGAAATCATCCAGTCACACTTAATACAAGGACGCCCAGTAGAGCGTCTGCAGTTAGCTTGA
- a CDS encoding type III pantothenate kinase, which produces MSLYLVFDLGNTRLKWAAVESTQNIADRNKKLWAYSGSIGTKSFQSAELRAELSDYISKTLPKPDAIGFCCVAGDAAIENLRSLFPQWQDLEWKQITGSSPYQGLRTLYQDPSKLGADRWAALIGARALSSTNTLVINAGTATTIDLLGGNGVHYGGWILPGLSLMQESLQQNTAQLPSVVRANKPEAQASFGSTTDEAITGGCDAAQMGAILRAAYLAKAMNHPVERIWLDGGNAKILANAIKQFPELAVLPVEPIEGLVLRGLWAWLLQNLQAAK; this is translated from the coding sequence ATGAGTCTGTATTTAGTATTTGATCTTGGCAACACTCGGCTCAAGTGGGCCGCAGTTGAATCTACACAAAACATTGCCGATCGCAATAAAAAACTGTGGGCATACTCCGGGTCGATCGGCACCAAATCCTTCCAGTCAGCCGAACTACGAGCTGAGCTGTCTGACTATATTTCTAAAACCTTACCTAAACCAGATGCTATTGGCTTTTGCTGCGTAGCAGGCGACGCTGCTATTGAAAATCTACGCAGCCTCTTTCCACAATGGCAAGATCTTGAGTGGAAACAAATCACAGGCAGCAGTCCTTATCAAGGCTTACGAACACTCTATCAAGATCCCAGCAAATTGGGTGCAGATCGATGGGCTGCACTGATTGGCGCAAGAGCCCTTTCCAGCACCAACACGCTGGTGATCAACGCTGGGACGGCCACTACTATTGACTTACTAGGTGGCAATGGCGTCCATTACGGTGGCTGGATCTTGCCAGGCTTGAGCCTAATGCAAGAAAGCCTGCAACAAAATACAGCCCAACTACCATCTGTGGTTCGCGCCAACAAGCCTGAAGCTCAAGCGAGCTTTGGCAGCACTACAGATGAGGCGATTACGGGTGGTTGTGATGCTGCACAAATGGGGGCAATCCTGCGCGCAGCCTACTTAGCTAAAGCTATGAATCATCCAGTTGAGCGAATTTGGCTTGATGGGGGCAATGCCAAAATTTTGGCAAATGCAATTAAACAGTTTCCAGAGCTCGCAGTACTGCCAGTAGAGCCTATTGAGGGTTTAGTACTACGCGGACTTTGGGCGTGGTTACTACAAAACCTGCAGGCCGCCAAATAA
- a CDS encoding alpha/beta hydrolase, whose amino-acid sequence MNSRTKVIHIDGVVGQIEMSIDLPDELKNNPDFLVRGLALVAHPHPLMGGTMDNKVAQTIARAFNQLGYVSVRPNFRGVGATAGVHDDGVGEMEDLLHVTDWMRTPSSWNQFEATAQQVWIKTVNTLPLVVSGFSFGSFVGTHLVQRLAELGRPAERLVMVGSAAGKWVLAPVPADTILIHGEVDETIPLIDVLDWARPQELTVQVVPGADHFFHRRLHCIRNIITGAWLGMPDHRN is encoded by the coding sequence ATGAATAGCCGTACAAAAGTAATTCATATTGATGGTGTTGTAGGTCAAATCGAAATGTCGATTGATCTACCAGATGAATTAAAAAATAATCCTGATTTTTTGGTGAGAGGTTTAGCTTTAGTTGCGCATCCACACCCACTGATGGGTGGAACGATGGATAATAAAGTGGCACAAACTATAGCACGCGCTTTTAATCAATTGGGTTACGTTAGTGTGCGCCCTAATTTTCGCGGAGTGGGTGCTACAGCTGGCGTACATGATGATGGCGTTGGTGAGATGGAAGACTTGCTTCACGTCACTGATTGGATGCGCACCCCTTCTAGTTGGAATCAATTTGAGGCGACTGCACAACAGGTATGGATAAAGACTGTCAATACTTTGCCCTTAGTAGTTTCTGGATTTTCATTTGGCAGTTTTGTTGGTACCCATTTGGTACAGCGCTTAGCTGAGCTAGGGCGCCCAGCTGAACGACTCGTCATGGTGGGTAGTGCAGCTGGTAAATGGGTCTTAGCACCTGTACCTGCCGATACAATTTTGATTCATGGTGAGGTGGATGAAACTATTCCCTTGATCGATGTCTTAGATTGGGCGCGACCCCAAGAGTTAACGGTACAAGTGGTGCCAGGTGCCGATCACTTTTTCCATCGACGTTTACATTGCATACGCAACATCATTACAGGTGCTTGGTTGGGTATGCCCGATCACCGCAATTAA
- a CDS encoding biotin--[acetyl-CoA-carboxylase] ligase, which yields MSPNCILERVATTKSTNDDLLARWRAGELIDPVARIAHDQTAGKGRAGRVWLSSPGDTLCFSLAYPFDKRPHELSGLSLVIGLAVIAGIAGALGINETTLHQQGLRLKWPNDLLLNNAKLGGILIEGGQSSPSSPTWMVIGLGLNLRNAELITQSSENQTALGAAALDQLIPHHAPIPDTEFLWLKLIESFEKHLTQFEQHGFSYFINSWLNWDAFNGQSVYISGAGKEPIIGVSSGVDHSGALILHQHDKSIVIHAGDVSLRVQS from the coding sequence ATGAGCCCGAATTGCATTCTCGAACGCGTTGCCACTACTAAATCAACTAATGATGATTTATTAGCCCGTTGGCGTGCCGGTGAATTAATTGATCCCGTAGCTCGTATTGCTCACGATCAGACCGCCGGCAAGGGCAGAGCTGGAAGAGTTTGGCTTTCCAGTCCTGGAGATACGCTGTGCTTCTCCTTAGCCTACCCATTCGATAAACGCCCCCATGAACTGAGCGGACTTAGTCTAGTCATTGGACTAGCGGTCATTGCAGGCATTGCTGGAGCTTTAGGTATCAATGAAACCACCCTTCATCAACAAGGTCTTAGGCTGAAGTGGCCCAACGATTTACTTCTGAACAATGCCAAACTTGGCGGTATCCTGATCGAAGGTGGCCAAAGTAGTCCAAGTTCACCTACTTGGATGGTGATCGGCCTGGGCCTGAACTTACGTAATGCAGAATTGATTACACAGAGCTCAGAAAATCAAACTGCTTTAGGTGCTGCCGCTTTGGATCAACTCATACCTCATCACGCGCCGATTCCCGATACTGAGTTCCTTTGGCTAAAGCTGATTGAGTCATTCGAAAAGCATTTAACCCAATTTGAACAGCATGGGTTTAGCTATTTTATAAATTCTTGGTTGAACTGGGATGCCTTTAACGGTCAGTCTGTTTACATATCTGGCGCGGGCAAAGAACCTATCATTGGAGTCTCTTCCGGAGTGGATCACTCTGGCGCCCTTATTCTTCATCAGCATGACAAATCCATTGTCATTCATGCAGGCGATGTTTCTTTGCGAGTGCAATCATGA
- a CDS encoding SDR family oxidoreductase: MKQKGIDSFINQRIWVIGASSGIGEACTKTFIKAGAKVALSSRRTERLDTLAQSAKPGQTLVLPSDVTSQDQLDSAYQNILEAWGGLDLLLFVSGVYTPLRADNFEFDIAQKTIDANLLGPMRAVSIVMPDMLKAHAGHIAIVGSVAGYSGLPKALAYGPSKAGIINFCETLYYDLLPQGVSVHMISPGFVATEATAQNDFEMPALITADEAAQEILAGLQAGEFDIHFPKRFSGFLKFLRILPYPLYFWIIRRFVKI; this comes from the coding sequence ATGAAACAAAAAGGAATCGATTCTTTTATAAATCAACGGATTTGGGTCATTGGGGCTTCCAGCGGTATTGGCGAGGCCTGCACTAAAACTTTTATCAAGGCGGGAGCAAAAGTCGCACTCTCTAGCCGTCGTACCGAGCGGCTAGATACTCTCGCACAATCTGCGAAGCCAGGACAGACCTTAGTGCTCCCTTCAGATGTCACCAGTCAAGACCAACTCGACTCCGCATACCAGAACATCCTAGAAGCGTGGGGCGGATTAGATTTACTACTATTTGTTTCGGGCGTGTATACCCCCTTACGCGCTGATAATTTCGAATTTGATATTGCGCAGAAAACAATTGATGCCAATCTGCTTGGTCCCATGCGGGCCGTCAGCATTGTGATGCCTGATATGCTCAAAGCGCATGCTGGTCATATTGCCATCGTTGGTAGCGTGGCGGGATATAGCGGATTACCTAAAGCTTTAGCGTATGGTCCTAGTAAAGCAGGGATTATTAATTTCTGTGAAACCCTGTATTACGACTTACTGCCGCAGGGGGTGAGCGTGCATATGATCTCACCGGGATTTGTTGCAACAGAGGCTACCGCACAGAATGATTTTGAAATGCCAGCGCTCATCACTGCCGATGAGGCCGCACAAGAAATCCTCGCCGGACTTCAGGCTGGAGAATTTGATATTCACTTCCCTAAGCGGTTTTCAGGATTCTTAAAGTTCCTCAGAATCCTGCCTTACCCG
- a CDS encoding NAD(P)/FAD-dependent oxidoreductase, translated as MGKKKVAVIGAGISGLGCAYTLRQHPDLEITIFEGGNHIGGHSNTVDLTLETPHGQVTHGVDTGFLVFNRKTYPRLVRLFEEIQVPIAPSEMSFSVSIDAGGKTGRNKKIEWAGNDLNSFFGQRSNLFSLSFWRMAYDILRFNRLATRLAEEQITTKLEYSEPDERIKDFLDRNRFSASFRENYFLPMIGAIWSCSVDQMLEFPIQTMVRFCHNHGLLQIQNRPQWLTVKGGSREYVKLLIAALEKHQVQFVRESVSRVNASKSDDSPVEVITPSGLHQFDEVVMACHSDQALELVHGIGQDARNILASVPYQKNRAILHTDVNFLPTTERCWAAWNYTAKSGATPTAQQHVSVNYLINRLQPLPKAFENTQIIVSLNPLTVPNPKLVHEEIHYSHPVFDMRAVQAQKELPLIQGNSSIWYCGAWTGFGFHEDGLRSGELVAMDLMESISHRVKSSSIKDSQ; from the coding sequence GTGGGTAAGAAAAAAGTTGCCGTCATTGGCGCCGGTATATCTGGCTTAGGATGTGCATACACATTAAGGCAGCACCCAGATTTAGAGATCACCATATTCGAAGGTGGCAACCATATTGGCGGCCATAGTAATACTGTTGATCTCACACTAGAGACTCCTCACGGTCAAGTGACCCATGGGGTTGATACTGGATTTTTAGTATTTAATCGCAAAACCTATCCTCGCTTAGTTCGTCTATTTGAAGAAATTCAGGTTCCGATTGCGCCATCAGAAATGTCCTTTTCAGTATCTATTGATGCGGGAGGAAAAACAGGGCGCAATAAAAAAATTGAATGGGCTGGTAACGATCTCAATTCCTTTTTTGGTCAAAGGTCTAATCTGTTCTCGTTGTCATTCTGGAGAATGGCTTACGACATCTTGCGCTTCAATCGTCTCGCTACTCGACTGGCAGAAGAACAGATCACTACCAAACTTGAATACTCAGAGCCAGATGAACGTATTAAAGATTTTTTAGATCGCAATCGTTTTAGCGCCAGCTTTAGAGAAAATTATTTCTTGCCAATGATTGGCGCTATTTGGTCATGCTCTGTTGATCAGATGCTAGAGTTTCCGATTCAGACCATGGTCCGCTTCTGTCATAACCATGGTCTCTTGCAAATCCAAAATCGCCCGCAATGGCTTACTGTTAAAGGCGGCTCCCGAGAATACGTAAAACTTTTAATAGCGGCCTTGGAGAAACATCAAGTCCAATTCGTACGTGAATCCGTTTCTCGAGTCAATGCGAGCAAATCGGATGACTCTCCAGTTGAGGTGATTACACCCTCTGGGCTACACCAGTTTGATGAAGTGGTAATGGCATGCCATAGTGATCAAGCCTTAGAGTTGGTCCATGGTATTGGGCAAGATGCGCGCAATATTTTGGCCTCGGTGCCTTACCAAAAAAATCGTGCAATATTGCATACAGATGTCAATTTCTTGCCAACTACTGAACGCTGCTGGGCAGCTTGGAACTACACCGCAAAATCTGGCGCAACACCGACTGCACAACAACACGTGAGTGTGAACTATTTAATCAACCGCCTACAACCCCTACCCAAAGCATTCGAGAACACGCAAATTATTGTGAGTCTGAATCCACTGACAGTTCCCAATCCAAAATTGGTGCACGAAGAAATTCATTACTCGCATCCTGTCTTTGATATGCGGGCCGTGCAGGCACAAAAGGAGCTACCCTTAATTCAGGGTAATTCTTCAATCTGGTATTGCGGAGCATGGACTGGGTTTGGTTTTCATGAAGATGGTTTGCGCTCAGGCGAATTGGTAGCAATGGATCTTATGGAGAGTATTTCTCATCGTGTTAAATCAAGCTCCATTAAAGATTCTCAGTAA
- a CDS encoding VanZ family protein gives MQHEDQRPRKFVWPLQAMPLARAISLSYALLIIYVSLNPFDFSFDNGIAPWAWLDAPLPRFITLFDVSVNVLAYIPLGFLLVFACYPRWRNFVALGIALSFSAALAFNIESLQTWLPTRIPSQMDWWANVLGGLMGGLLAIPLGPQWLSGSAIRRRFDQWFGLNWAACALFLLFPWAQIYPQSSWLGTGVWGHTIFSSVDWGTMVVNHVIQESIITAVCWLGTGLLLSLGMRSKAPQWKILNSLLCFTVLVKIAFTALQFGMEFGLLWLTAGAIWGMVLGSLLLRWTLQFSLVSKAWLAITCLVTATLVINLLPDNPYFILTLRHWYQGRLLHFNELMQWVSVVWLPLALFWVLRNRATFNLKP, from the coding sequence ATGCAACACGAAGATCAGCGTCCTCGCAAGTTTGTTTGGCCTCTCCAGGCAATGCCTTTGGCTCGAGCCATTAGCTTGAGCTATGCGCTTTTAATCATTTATGTCAGCCTGAACCCCTTTGATTTCAGTTTTGATAATGGGATCGCCCCATGGGCATGGTTAGATGCCCCTTTACCCCGCTTTATTACGCTCTTTGATGTGTCAGTCAATGTCTTGGCCTATATTCCTTTAGGGTTTCTGCTCGTTTTTGCCTGCTACCCACGTTGGCGTAATTTTGTTGCCTTAGGCATCGCCTTGAGCTTTAGTGCGGCATTGGCTTTCAATATTGAGTCGCTACAAACTTGGTTACCCACCCGCATTCCGAGCCAAATGGATTGGTGGGCCAATGTGTTGGGAGGTTTGATGGGCGGTTTATTGGCTATCCCCTTGGGTCCTCAGTGGCTATCGGGGAGTGCAATACGTCGTCGCTTTGATCAATGGTTTGGCTTGAACTGGGCTGCTTGCGCTTTATTTTTACTTTTCCCTTGGGCTCAGATCTATCCCCAAAGCTCTTGGTTGGGTACGGGGGTGTGGGGACATACCATTTTTTCCTCCGTTGACTGGGGCACCATGGTGGTCAATCATGTCATTCAAGAATCTATCATTACAGCGGTCTGTTGGCTCGGTACCGGACTCTTACTATCCTTAGGAATGCGCTCAAAAGCGCCCCAGTGGAAAATCTTAAATAGTCTGCTTTGCTTCACTGTTTTAGTGAAGATTGCCTTTACTGCATTGCAGTTTGGGATGGAATTTGGTTTGTTGTGGCTCACAGCGGGGGCTATTTGGGGTATGGTGCTGGGCAGTCTATTGCTCAGATGGACCCTCCAGTTTTCCTTGGTCAGCAAAGCTTGGCTTGCAATTACCTGTTTAGTTACTGCCACCTTGGTAATTAATCTCCTGCCGGACAACCCGTATTTCATTCTGACATTACGACATTGGTATCAAGGTCGGCTATTACACTTTAATGAATTAATGCAATGGGTTTCAGTAGTATGGTTGCCACTAGCATTATTTTGGGTGCTTCGAAATAGAGCCACCTTTAATTTAAAACCTTGA
- a CDS encoding DUF1365 domain-containing protein, with product MNLPTINFGAVKHRRFRPAINAFGYGVFTLSIPMRARRNDPKLLSRHGLKDKQFGLFSFFDQDHGLGGENSLSWIESILKENHVHHDDGEIWLHTFPRVLGYVFNPVSFWICTQTNGQVQAVLAEVNNTFGERHCYLLHHDSGKALQSGETLISNKVFHVSPFCDVRGEYHFRFLFPQDSNSKRNIVCRIELHEDGAPLINTSISGLAQPLTKSALHLAFLRYPLMSLGVIGRIHWQALKLWLKGVPFHSKPKPPELEVTR from the coding sequence ATGAATTTGCCAACGATTAATTTTGGAGCGGTAAAGCATCGACGCTTTCGTCCCGCTATCAATGCGTTTGGCTACGGTGTATTTACTTTATCTATTCCGATGCGTGCGCGCAGGAATGATCCAAAATTACTCAGTCGGCATGGTCTGAAAGATAAACAATTCGGACTTTTTTCCTTTTTTGACCAAGACCATGGATTAGGTGGTGAGAACAGCCTGTCCTGGATCGAATCGATCCTCAAAGAAAACCACGTTCATCATGATGATGGTGAGATTTGGCTGCACACTTTTCCGCGAGTTCTCGGCTATGTCTTTAATCCGGTCAGCTTTTGGATCTGCACCCAAACCAATGGTCAAGTTCAAGCGGTACTAGCTGAGGTAAATAACACCTTTGGAGAACGACACTGCTATCTACTACATCATGACTCCGGTAAAGCCTTGCAATCCGGAGAGACGCTTATTAGCAATAAGGTATTCCATGTCTCGCCCTTTTGTGACGTGCGAGGGGAGTACCACTTCCGCTTCTTATTTCCCCAAGATAGCAATTCAAAGCGGAATATTGTTTGTCGGATTGAGCTGCACGAGGACGGCGCTCCATTAATCAATACTAGTATCAGCGGTCTAGCTCAACCATTAACTAAAAGTGCTCTCCATCTTGCCTTTCTGCGCTACCCCCTCATGAGTCTGGGTGTTATTGGTCGAATTCACTGGCAGGCATTGAAATTATGGCTAAAAGGTGTACCCTTTCACTCAAAACCTAAACCACCAGAACTTGAAGTTACTCGATGA
- a CDS encoding glutathione peroxidase yields the protein MPFAKAAPASSCSPLLSHTFPRLQDEAPQSLCQYQGKVILVVNTASFCGFTSQYEGLEKLYAKYKDRGLVVLGFPSNDFGQQEPGSNKDIADFCKNTYDVKFPMFAKSSVSGSNPNPLFKMLIAKTGTTPKWNFYKYLIDRNGNVVDSFGSMTKPASSSITGEIEKLLGEKI from the coding sequence ATGCCGTTCGCAAAGGCAGCTCCCGCCTCCAGCTGTAGCCCCCTTTTATCCCATACTTTTCCAAGATTGCAGGATGAGGCACCTCAAAGCCTCTGTCAATATCAGGGCAAAGTCATTCTCGTTGTTAATACAGCGAGTTTTTGTGGCTTCACAAGCCAATACGAGGGTCTGGAGAAGTTGTATGCCAAATACAAAGACCGTGGCTTGGTTGTATTAGGATTTCCATCAAACGATTTTGGCCAACAAGAGCCGGGTAGCAATAAAGATATCGCTGACTTCTGTAAAAATACCTATGACGTGAAATTCCCTATGTTCGCCAAGAGCTCAGTTAGTGGAAGCAATCCAAACCCACTATTTAAAATGCTCATTGCTAAAACTGGGACAACACCGAAATGGAATTTTTATAAGTACCTGATTGATCGGAACGGTAATGTAGTCGATTCGTTTGGCAGCATGACAAAGCCGGCAAGTAGCAGTATTACTGGTGAAATTGAGAAACTTCTTGGAGAAAAAATTTAG
- a CDS encoding cyclopropane-fatty-acyl-phospholipid synthase family protein, translated as MNRPGQTLLSRLTFSRPERRKSKLQQGNASTVALLGLLAKLRSGHLVLTLPNNEVREFGNSSDQLHAEIQVLDWSVFKQVLSHGDIGFAESYIRGEWNTPDLKAVLELAIRNRTILEKAIYGSWLGSIAYRLRHWFRDNSKSGSRKNIHAHYDLGNAFYTLWLDPTMSYSSAWFSEGNKQSLMDAQRAKIKRILDSIHAKEGDQLLEIGCGWGGFMEEALRNGNQVTGLTLSTEQKVFADSRLQKISSETSNAKQFEVRLQDYRDCKEQFDGIASIEMFEAVGENHWTEYFQTVAKRLKAGGRACIQTIVIADDLFDRYRQSTDFIQQYVFPGGMLPSPAKFKAAAASAGLELEEEFAFGADYAKTLCLWRDSFNQKIEEIYHLGFDEAFIRLWNFYLMYCAAGFSEKNIDVVQYTLKHQDVIHSSDVLRP; from the coding sequence ATGAATCGCCCCGGTCAAACTCTGCTATCACGCCTCACCTTTTCTCGCCCTGAAAGGCGTAAATCTAAACTGCAGCAAGGTAATGCAAGCACAGTGGCTCTATTAGGTCTTTTGGCTAAATTGCGCAGCGGGCACCTAGTTCTCACTCTTCCTAATAATGAAGTAAGGGAGTTTGGCAACAGCTCAGACCAACTACATGCAGAAATTCAAGTTTTAGATTGGTCTGTATTTAAACAAGTTTTATCTCATGGTGATATCGGCTTTGCCGAAAGCTATATCCGAGGTGAATGGAATACACCTGATCTCAAAGCGGTTCTAGAGCTAGCCATTCGGAATCGCACTATCCTAGAGAAAGCAATTTATGGCAGCTGGCTTGGATCCATAGCCTATCGCCTGAGACATTGGTTTAGAGACAACTCTAAATCTGGAAGTCGTAAAAATATTCATGCGCACTATGACTTAGGTAATGCCTTTTATACGCTTTGGCTTGACCCCACGATGAGTTACTCGAGCGCATGGTTCTCTGAGGGCAACAAGCAATCACTCATGGATGCTCAGCGTGCAAAAATCAAACGTATCTTAGACTCCATCCACGCTAAGGAGGGAGATCAACTTTTAGAGATAGGTTGTGGTTGGGGCGGCTTTATGGAAGAAGCCTTACGCAATGGCAATCAAGTCACTGGCCTGACATTGTCGACTGAACAAAAAGTGTTTGCAGACTCTAGACTTCAAAAAATCTCTTCAGAAACCTCTAATGCAAAGCAATTTGAGGTGCGACTGCAAGACTATCGGGACTGTAAAGAGCAATTTGATGGCATCGCCTCTATTGAAATGTTTGAAGCAGTTGGCGAGAACCATTGGACAGAATATTTCCAAACAGTTGCAAAACGACTCAAAGCGGGTGGACGGGCTTGTATCCAAACCATCGTGATCGCAGATGATTTATTTGATCGCTACCGCCAGAGTACCGACTTTATTCAGCAGTATGTTTTTCCAGGAGGCATGCTCCCCTCTCCAGCTAAATTTAAGGCTGCTGCAGCTAGTGCTGGTTTAGAGCTTGAGGAAGAATTTGCCTTTGGTGCTGACTATGCCAAAACCTTATGCCTATGGCGCGATAGCTTTAATCAGAAGATTGAAGAAATTTATCACCTTGGTTTCGACGAGGCATTTATTCGGCTCTGGAATTTTTATCTCATGTATTGCGCCGCCGGATTCTCCGAAAAGAATATTGATGTAGTGCAGTACACCCTAAAACATCAAGATGTCATTCACTCAAGTGATGTACTACGCCCATGA